One window of the Candidatus Neptunochlamydia vexilliferae genome contains the following:
- a CDS encoding mannose-1-phosphate guanylyltransferase, whose protein sequence is MKAIILAGGSGTRLWPLSSEEIPKQFLSFGKGGSLLEQTVRRFTKDHAVLVVGSEKYAPMLEEQLGAQAAVLVEPATKSTAPAILLALKHLVENGASEEEVCIVCPSDHYFEKEEDFLHLLSAAEKGARGGAIVTFGITPTYPETGYGYIKTEEGEVKRFVEKPDLDTATHLLEEGNYYWNGGIFVFQIKTLLKEFETHAPELFAWFQGDVPFEALPTISIDHAIMEKTENILLIPYPSGWSDLGSWDRLEEALPKDDAGNFLSGAVEAIDTEGSMIFGDEIVTLGVKDLVVIKRGGKVVICSKKHLPRLSETKSYLVKEE, encoded by the coding sequence ATGAAGGCCATTATCTTAGCTGGAGGAAGTGGAACCCGACTCTGGCCCCTTTCTTCTGAAGAGATTCCCAAGCAGTTTCTTTCCTTTGGAAAAGGGGGCTCTCTTTTAGAGCAAACAGTGCGCCGCTTTACAAAAGATCATGCCGTTTTAGTTGTTGGGAGCGAGAAATATGCTCCGATGCTCGAGGAGCAACTAGGCGCCCAGGCGGCGGTTCTTGTTGAACCGGCCACCAAAAGCACCGCTCCTGCCATCCTCCTTGCCCTAAAGCATTTGGTAGAAAATGGAGCCTCAGAGGAAGAGGTTTGTATTGTCTGCCCTTCGGACCACTACTTTGAAAAGGAAGAGGATTTTCTCCACCTTTTGTCTGCAGCAGAAAAGGGAGCCCGCGGTGGAGCGATTGTCACCTTTGGCATTACCCCTACCTATCCCGAAACGGGGTATGGCTACATCAAGACCGAAGAGGGGGAGGTAAAGCGGTTTGTTGAAAAGCCCGACCTCGATACCGCAACCCACCTGCTAGAGGAGGGGAATTACTATTGGAATGGGGGGATTTTTGTTTTTCAAATTAAGACCCTTTTAAAGGAGTTTGAAACCCATGCTCCCGAGTTATTTGCCTGGTTTCAAGGGGACGTTCCTTTTGAAGCCCTTCCCACTATCTCGATCGATCATGCGATTATGGAAAAAACAGAAAACATCCTCCTGATCCCTTACCCTTCTGGGTGGTCTGACCTTGGCTCTTGGGACCGGCTTGAAGAAGCTTTACCTAAAGATGACGCAGGGAACTTTCTTTCGGGCGCTGTCGAAGCGATCGATACCGAAGGATCGATGATTTTTGGCGATGAGATTGTCACCCTTGGGGTCAAAGATCTTGTGGTCATTAAGCGGGGAGGGAAAGTGGTGATCTGTTCGAAAAAGCACTTGCCTCGTCTTTCTGAAACAAAAAGTTACTTAGTAAAAGAAGAGTAA
- a CDS encoding DUF1016 N-terminal domain-containing protein, with translation MPKKSFLSPKKGEASPPEYTKLINSLKAKIRSSQIKAALAVNSELIKLYWEIGKEIVEKQKQEGWGSKTLERAAKDLQKEFPGIEGFSRANIFRMKAFFAAYEKVAQTVRQLKSLPIFDIPWGHNILLIQKLKNNNERLWYASRRSI, from the coding sequence ATGCCTAAAAAATCGTTTTTATCTCCTAAAAAGGGGGAGGCTTCTCCCCCTGAGTATACAAAGTTGATCAACTCTTTAAAGGCTAAAATACGGTCTTCCCAAATTAAGGCAGCTTTAGCTGTGAATAGTGAGCTTATTAAGCTATACTGGGAAATTGGTAAAGAAATAGTTGAAAAACAAAAGCAGGAAGGTTGGGGAAGCAAGACCTTGGAAAGGGCAGCTAAAGACCTCCAGAAAGAGTTTCCTGGGATAGAAGGCTTTTCAAGGGCGAATATCTTTAGAATGAAGGCCTTCTTTGCTGCTTATGAAAAAGTCGCACAAACTGTGCGACAATTGAAATCTCTCCCTATTTTTGATATTCCATGGGGGCATAACATTCTTCTCATCCAAAAACTGAAGAATAACAACGAACGCCTTTGGTATGCTTCCAGGAGATCAATATAA
- a CDS encoding glycosyltransferase family 4 protein, producing MKVALVHDWLTTMGGAEKVLEALLEVFPADLFTLVKDPKAVVGTPFEKAKTSFIQRLPRAKKKYRSYLPFFPIAIEQFDLSGYDLVISSSHAVAKGVLTHADQLHICYCHTPMRYAWDLYQQYLRESKLKSGVKGVIVKVFLHYLRMWDAQAASRVDAYVANSHYVARRIKKLYGEEAAVIYPPVDVDYFGFTDQKEDFYLTASRMVPYKKIDLIVEAFSQMPDKKLVVIGDGPDMEKVKGKAKKNVEILGYQNRETLRSYLQKAKGFVFAALEDFGILPVEAQGCGTPVIAFGKGGALETVIEGETGLFFREQTVPSLIEAIEAFERKSFDPKRIRAHAETFRKERFKEEFQAFVEDRLKSLELVRDMP from the coding sequence ATGAAAGTAGCGCTTGTACACGACTGGTTAACGACGATGGGGGGAGCCGAAAAGGTCTTAGAGGCTTTGTTGGAGGTATTCCCCGCAGACCTATTTACTTTAGTGAAAGATCCGAAAGCGGTGGTGGGGACCCCGTTTGAAAAGGCAAAGACCTCCTTTATTCAAAGGCTTCCTCGGGCAAAGAAAAAATACCGCTCCTACCTCCCTTTTTTTCCGATTGCGATTGAGCAATTTGATCTTTCTGGCTATGACCTTGTGATTTCTTCTTCCCATGCTGTTGCAAAGGGAGTTTTGACCCATGCCGACCAGCTCCATATCTGCTACTGCCACACCCCGATGCGCTACGCTTGGGATCTTTATCAGCAATACCTTAGAGAATCAAAGCTTAAAAGTGGTGTAAAGGGGGTGATCGTGAAGGTTTTCCTCCACTACCTGCGGATGTGGGATGCGCAAGCAGCTTCTCGTGTCGATGCCTACGTCGCTAACTCCCACTATGTCGCCCGTCGGATCAAAAAACTCTACGGTGAAGAGGCTGCTGTCATTTATCCTCCCGTTGATGTGGACTATTTTGGGTTTACAGACCAAAAAGAGGACTTTTATCTGACCGCATCTCGGATGGTTCCCTATAAAAAGATAGATCTGATCGTAGAAGCCTTTAGCCAGATGCCTGATAAGAAGCTTGTGGTCATTGGGGACGGGCCTGATATGGAAAAGGTGAAAGGTAAAGCGAAGAAAAATGTGGAAATTCTTGGTTACCAGAATAGGGAAACGCTCCGCTCATACCTTCAGAAAGCCAAGGGTTTTGTCTTTGCTGCGCTTGAGGATTTTGGGATTCTGCCGGTGGAGGCGCAAGGGTGTGGGACCCCGGTCATCGCTTTTGGCAAGGGGGGCGCTCTGGAGACGGTCATTGAGGGTGAAACGGGGCTTTTTTTTCGTGAGCAGACGGTGCCTTCTCTCATTGAGGCGATTGAGGCTTTTGAAAGGAAAAGCTTTGATCCTAAAAGGATCAGAGCCCACGCTGAAACTTTCCGTAAAGAGCGCTTTAAGGAGGAGTTCCAAGCCTTCGTGGAGGATCGGCTAAAATCTCTTGAACTTGTCAGGGATATGCCTTAA
- a CDS encoding ATP-binding protein, with protein MKKLPIGIQSIGKILSGGDYVYIDKTGFIKDLLDEGSPHYFIARPRRFGKSLFLSTLEKVFSGGRELFKGLKIDKSGYQWKEYPVVRFDLSKVINRSSEEFEGGLKRAIKRAGADRGVLVETPTVQEGLDCLISRLAEAKNSKVVVLIDEYDKPIIDRLGNLEIAQENREILKDFFATLKSLDEYLKLSFITGVSKFSQVSIFSGLNNLNDITMDPKYGGIMGYTEEELKDAFQDHIEKMVQERSQGEDGTSEEAILDEVRSWYNGYRFSRSDIRVYNPFSTLNFMSKKESASYWYSTGTPSFLIDQLKGHPQSMVSLDGTTAKKNELMDISSLENIDLEALMYQTGYFTIKDYHPISKRYHLGIPNEEVRTAFMDSLVKHFTSTADVRSSEVFVNALEKYQVGALFDHIKVGLSSFAYQAFSGAKERTYQAMLLAMLHGMGFDPLSERSTNTGRIDVVLEMAKTKYILELKLDGCADGALKQIHRKGYFKPYINKGKDIVIVGANFSSETRNVSEWKGELLSESGEVIRELFPDSGDDLKVK; from the coding sequence ATGAAAAAATTACCTATTGGCATTCAGAGTATTGGCAAGATTCTTTCGGGGGGAGACTATGTTTATATCGATAAAACCGGCTTCATTAAGGATCTTTTGGATGAGGGGTCTCCTCACTACTTTATCGCGCGGCCAAGGCGGTTTGGTAAATCTCTTTTCTTGAGCACATTGGAGAAGGTTTTTTCTGGAGGTCGAGAGCTTTTTAAGGGGCTCAAGATCGACAAGAGTGGCTACCAGTGGAAAGAATACCCGGTGGTTCGGTTTGACCTTTCTAAGGTGATTAATCGCTCTTCGGAGGAGTTTGAAGGGGGACTAAAAAGGGCGATCAAGAGAGCTGGGGCGGATAGGGGCGTCTTGGTAGAAACCCCCACCGTTCAGGAGGGACTTGATTGTTTGATCAGCCGTCTTGCAGAGGCAAAAAATAGCAAGGTGGTGGTGTTGATTGATGAGTATGATAAACCGATCATAGACCGCTTGGGTAACCTTGAGATTGCTCAGGAAAATAGAGAGATCTTGAAAGATTTTTTTGCAACGCTAAAGAGTCTGGATGAGTATCTTAAGCTTTCTTTTATCACCGGGGTGAGTAAGTTTTCTCAGGTTTCCATTTTTTCGGGACTCAATAATTTGAACGATATCACCATGGATCCAAAGTATGGGGGAATCATGGGGTATACAGAAGAGGAGCTGAAAGATGCTTTTCAAGACCATATTGAAAAAATGGTTCAAGAAAGGAGCCAAGGGGAAGATGGAACCTCAGAGGAGGCTATTTTAGATGAAGTTCGGAGTTGGTACAACGGCTATCGGTTCTCAAGGAGTGATATTCGTGTTTACAACCCGTTTTCTACGCTCAACTTTATGAGCAAAAAAGAGTCAGCGAGCTATTGGTACAGCACGGGAACTCCTTCTTTTCTGATCGACCAGCTTAAAGGTCATCCTCAATCGATGGTTTCTTTGGATGGAACGACAGCAAAAAAGAATGAACTTATGGATATTAGCTCCTTGGAGAATATCGATTTGGAGGCTTTGATGTACCAAACAGGCTATTTTACCATTAAAGATTATCATCCCATTTCAAAGCGCTACCATTTGGGGATCCCAAATGAAGAGGTGAGAACAGCTTTTATGGATTCCTTGGTGAAACATTTTACAAGCACGGCTGATGTCAGGTCTTCGGAAGTATTTGTAAATGCTTTGGAGAAATATCAGGTAGGCGCTTTATTTGATCATATTAAAGTGGGGCTTTCGAGTTTTGCCTATCAGGCGTTTTCGGGTGCTAAAGAGCGGACCTATCAAGCGATGCTTTTAGCGATGTTACATGGGATGGGGTTTGACCCACTATCGGAGCGATCGACAAATACAGGACGGATCGATGTTGTTTTAGAGATGGCCAAGACGAAATATATTCTCGAGCTTAAGCTGGATGGTTGTGCGGATGGTGCTCTAAAGCAAATCCATCGGAAAGGGTACTTTAAGCCCTATATCAATAAAGGAAAGGATATCGTCATCGTAGGAGCAAACTTTTCCTCAGAGACTCGAAATGTCTCTGAGTGGAAGGGAGAGCTCCTTTCTGAGTCTGGGGAAGTCATTCGAGAGCTTTTCCCTGATTCAGGAGATGATCTAAAGGTTAAATAG
- a CDS encoding ATP-binding protein, whose translation MKKLPIGIQSIGKILSQGDYVYVDKTPFIKQLLDEGSPYYFISRPRRFGKSLFLDTLYEVFSGNKELFKGCGLYESDYDWQSYPVVYLDFSKVASTTPNQLEKSLKVRLEIIAKEHGVSLITADIQVALDTLVVGLANKYKSRVVILIDEYDKPIINRLEDLDIARKNRDILRDFFGTIKSLDKHLKFTFITGISKVSQVSLFSSLNNLNDITMDPKYAGIMGYTEEELRKAFKDHIQQVVHEKRQQDQDASEESVIDEVRSWYNGYRFSKSDICVYNPFSTLNFMSKRDPSGYWYSTGTPSFLINQIRKQPQLVTSLRGKSVLRTTLSDISNLDRIHLSAMMFQTGYLTIKGYNSQEDSYQLDFPNREVEQAFFNSLIEEFTEAEPLIIKRAAKEIFQDMELLRIEAFIAKINIHFSKVAYHLFNQADEGFYQAVFFTLLEVSGIKTFTEIATNTGRIDLVCETPNAICIFELKLDIPKQVQELGVCQSQRPKFRSLEAVPYRRDRGDAERVKCGDAGAGKNQFLNLFGYQTADIAFKQAEERNYKERYSLDGKDILVLGVNFSSKSRSVADWVGMLYSSSGELKQAFPSKKVQAKRE comes from the coding sequence ATGAAAAAATTACCCATTGGCATTCAGAGTATTGGAAAAATCCTTTCGCAGGGTGACTATGTTTACGTTGATAAAACTCCGTTTATTAAACAGTTGCTGGATGAAGGGTCCCCCTATTACTTTATATCTCGCCCTAGAAGATTTGGTAAGTCGTTGTTTTTAGATACCTTATATGAGGTGTTTTCTGGCAATAAGGAGCTTTTTAAGGGGTGTGGGCTTTATGAGAGTGACTATGACTGGCAAAGCTATCCCGTTGTTTACCTAGATTTTTCGAAAGTTGCGAGTACTACTCCAAATCAGCTGGAAAAATCGTTAAAGGTTCGACTGGAAATCATTGCTAAAGAGCACGGCGTTTCCCTTATTACAGCTGATATCCAAGTTGCACTGGATACGCTAGTTGTAGGGTTGGCAAATAAATACAAAAGTAGGGTAGTCATCTTGATCGATGAGTATGATAAGCCAATCATAAATCGCTTGGAGGATCTCGATATCGCTCGAAAAAATAGGGATATTTTGAGGGACTTTTTTGGAACGATTAAAAGCCTGGACAAACATTTAAAGTTTACATTTATAACAGGGATTAGCAAGGTTTCTCAGGTTTCTCTTTTTTCTTCTCTTAACAATTTAAATGATATTACAATGGATCCAAAATATGCGGGAATCATGGGATATACCGAAGAAGAACTAAGGAAAGCATTTAAAGATCATATTCAACAAGTTGTTCATGAAAAGCGTCAGCAAGATCAGGATGCTTCAGAGGAATCTGTTATAGATGAGGTTCGAAGTTGGTATAACGGTTATCGGTTTTCAAAAAGTGATATTTGTGTCTACAACCCGTTTTCTACGCTTAATTTTATGAGTAAAAGAGATCCTTCAGGCTACTGGTATAGTACTGGAACCCCTTCCTTTCTAATCAATCAAATTAGAAAGCAACCTCAGTTGGTCACCTCTCTGAGGGGGAAGTCGGTTTTAAGAACGACTCTTTCAGACATCAGCAACCTTGACCGGATCCATCTATCTGCGATGATGTTCCAGACGGGCTACTTAACGATAAAGGGCTACAATTCTCAGGAGGATTCTTATCAGCTAGACTTTCCTAATCGAGAGGTTGAGCAAGCTTTTTTTAATTCTCTTATTGAAGAGTTTACAGAAGCTGAGCCTTTAATCATTAAAAGGGCTGCTAAAGAAATTTTCCAAGATATGGAGCTACTTCGCATTGAAGCATTTATCGCGAAAATAAACATCCACTTTTCAAAAGTTGCATACCATCTTTTTAACCAGGCGGATGAGGGGTTCTACCAAGCGGTTTTTTTTACTTTGCTAGAAGTTTCTGGTATCAAAACATTCACTGAAATAGCAACAAATACTGGTCGGATAGATCTTGTTTGTGAGACGCCTAATGCTATCTGTATTTTTGAACTTAAACTTGATATACCCAAACAAGTTCAAGAATTGGGAGTTTGCCAAAGCCAGCGCCCCAAATTTAGATCCCTCGAAGCAGTTCCCTATCGAAGAGATAGGGGCGATGCAGAGAGAGTTAAATGTGGGGATGCTGGCGCAGGCAAAAACCAATTCTTGAACTTGTTTGGGTATCAAACAGCTGATATTGCGTTTAAGCAAGCAGAGGAAAGGAACTATAAAGAAAGGTACTCTCTTGATGGGAAAGATATCTTAGTTCTAGGGGTTAATTTTAGCTCTAAGTCTCGCAGCGTTGCTGACTGGGTGGGGATGCTTTATTCTTCATCAGGAGAACTGAAACAAGCATTCCCTTCCAAAAAAGTGCAAGCAAAAAGAGAATAA
- a CDS encoding NACHT domain-containing protein, producing the protein MTGSVSYQKPAKWGSDSSSDSSGFDDDSDHKFENKAEPSSASSYNIEKISELWDASSSDSSSDESQDSFKNTTNRWTSSSDSSDLDSSKSFLTQDTQDRANPPSSEDAEPFDNWNSPSSTDSSDSDEDQLTVQGTTAYSTDLTNFNQIIQEKMKGVCLIITPSTRGTGVLIGSDLLITNHHVVPNEKVAAKSQAVFFKYRKEKTVQFELTPEIDLNPYERSNGFFVTSPRKGTINNPQSVDEDHLDYTIVALKHTEVLAKVYNHALSLFHSVKPSINDRISLIQHPDVLTTDRLVKGKLCFDVGSVTKVFDCEVRHNAKAAPGSSGGALINAQGDFIALHYQGKQVERLGVRTSMISRDLSRKKKLENVKNRTTVPLESILEAKLKECLEKNYKARETLTVLNMQDDGDFEYHLPIEHAYTRLAMIKEEERDEQNQKLKNEKLSGVQDLRPITHEAIFKPKAPILPKEIWNAKKLEEKGEKRVIIFGSAGSGKSTFCHHVSFDWANGRLWNKEFKFLFWTPLRNLELKKYENKSIYQILAEECGMKEMALLDLFNKEDIRKKSLLILDGYDELSASKQGLFDQLKKAFPNILLTSRPQRVSRFNQVSELEVLGFDDEGIFEYVKTYFEQRKQNLNSAEKAKRKENLETELKKEPILKSLASIPINLTLLCTLFLDREETFKLERPITITSIYIEITEWLCKRFLMKHESGKYSHDDVVDLSNPFDLDEANPIALALETLAWKATCEKDGSLYLSSRDIGRCLKKVAETELKKMGIFRIQKREGRFIHLTFQEFFAARHLARWYLEGNQQKVKEFIQKNKFDPRYRLMLSMTSGYLSYKNEDILQAFFDDLFSKPRDLAKGYELSLFARCFEECNAHEKVKQYKELVKCAAEYIKQAPIQEMNFQLLNRSPRLLDNQVIVNALLEPKEKRKLREANKLIRQLHQTALVLDSVVEKIIFLVNKNHKIYCIESLVDIMNTIYEIGGMEKVTKLINNESYNQSAISKKKRKSRETIDARKERMIKCFFQTEIWVALCYVKIEKKLDAANDIKAIKSFFLKELSEFSSKSFSFNSFRYILMAQDKAFLKLELLLKESESLKNKKEAKFFFGLLKKLIKSSSYDDSFRVKIIKTLEQAILSNTLLGQEKCLKVILDFSSTASSPFIQQSRINALWNISLDGTESIQKNAFEGLKKASKSESYDLQEKLFNFIKKRKERVGDSFNKNPVGSGTIPQQFGQHDCHEEKFVLILSELQKSKFFGIRSRVIPFCKKHYPSISSVQELCKLPKVVNLCKAIDSSSDLNLALEEFFKGGVFSLFPHVRSKVISLIKKESKVSEECLDICLENINTIPLRGGLDILNEIIKEKKIAAEETAVDLILNLKDKAQKICFLGCALQPDFLEVILEITKVYPKLSEKALDSLIKLAKEASLTSYQEKIIRFLKKNSTHLLSKKNIIDKNLLIEACWLLQWPCYKLSSDKITLHDNNSKIIHKLIKSKKDALVSHILVDNNQQASNSSFSSSNSSIGQTLEDQLKEIQKCPRACDIDAFKKRVNSSELPQSQKDSYCERVERMRQSSSSSSSSNK; encoded by the coding sequence ATGACTGGATCCGTATCTTATCAAAAGCCTGCTAAGTGGGGCTCTGATAGTTCATCAGACAGCTCTGGTTTTGATGATGACTCAGATCATAAATTTGAGAATAAAGCAGAGCCGTCAAGCGCAAGTTCTTACAACATAGAAAAAATTTCAGAACTGTGGGACGCTAGTTCCTCTGATAGCTCTTCAGATGAGAGCCAAGACAGCTTCAAAAACACAACAAATAGGTGGACTAGCTCTTCTGATAGTTCGGATTTAGATAGTAGCAAAAGCTTTTTAACCCAAGACACCCAAGATAGAGCTAACCCACCAAGTTCTGAAGATGCTGAGCCTTTTGATAATTGGAACTCACCCAGTTCGACTGACAGCTCAGATTCAGACGAAGACCAGCTAACTGTTCAAGGCACAACTGCCTACTCAACCGATCTCACCAATTTTAACCAGATCATTCAAGAAAAAATGAAGGGAGTTTGTCTAATTATTACCCCATCTACTAGAGGGACAGGTGTCTTAATAGGCTCAGATCTTTTGATTACCAACCACCATGTTGTCCCTAATGAAAAGGTTGCCGCAAAGTCTCAAGCGGTTTTTTTCAAATATCGCAAGGAAAAAACAGTTCAATTTGAGCTAACACCAGAAATAGACCTAAACCCATACGAAAGAAGCAATGGTTTCTTCGTCACTAGTCCTAGAAAAGGAACCATTAACAACCCTCAATCTGTTGATGAAGACCACCTTGACTACACTATCGTCGCTCTTAAACATACTGAAGTGCTTGCGAAAGTTTATAACCATGCACTATCGCTATTCCACTCAGTGAAACCCAGTATTAATGACCGCATTTCCTTGATTCAGCACCCTGATGTCTTAACAACAGACCGCCTTGTTAAGGGAAAGCTATGCTTCGATGTGGGAAGTGTCACCAAAGTCTTTGATTGCGAGGTTCGACATAACGCTAAGGCTGCTCCAGGATCTTCAGGAGGAGCGCTTATTAATGCTCAAGGAGATTTTATTGCTCTTCACTACCAAGGAAAGCAAGTAGAAAGACTCGGTGTCAGGACTTCAATGATCAGCAGAGATCTTTCCAGAAAGAAAAAGCTAGAGAACGTTAAAAACAGAACAACGGTTCCGTTAGAAAGTATTCTCGAAGCGAAGCTGAAAGAGTGCTTAGAGAAGAACTACAAAGCTAGAGAAACCTTAACCGTATTGAATATGCAAGACGATGGAGACTTTGAGTATCATTTGCCTATTGAGCATGCCTATACACGCCTTGCTATGATTAAAGAAGAGGAAAGGGACGAGCAAAATCAAAAACTAAAAAATGAAAAACTTTCTGGAGTTCAAGATTTAAGACCCATTACACATGAGGCGATTTTTAAACCAAAGGCGCCAATACTCCCCAAAGAAATCTGGAATGCTAAGAAGTTAGAAGAAAAGGGTGAGAAAAGAGTTATAATTTTTGGCTCTGCAGGTTCAGGGAAAAGTACATTTTGTCACCATGTTTCTTTCGATTGGGCAAATGGTAGACTATGGAACAAAGAGTTTAAATTTTTGTTTTGGACGCCCTTGCGAAACCTCGAACTAAAGAAGTACGAAAACAAAAGCATTTATCAAATCCTAGCAGAAGAATGTGGGATGAAAGAAATGGCGCTTTTAGATCTTTTCAACAAAGAAGATATTAGAAAAAAGTCTCTTTTAATCTTGGATGGATACGATGAACTCTCTGCCTCCAAACAAGGCCTATTTGACCAGCTTAAAAAAGCGTTTCCTAATATTCTTTTAACTTCAAGACCTCAAAGGGTTTCACGTTTTAATCAAGTATCAGAGCTCGAAGTTTTAGGATTTGATGATGAGGGAATCTTTGAATATGTTAAAACTTACTTTGAACAGCGCAAGCAAAACCTAAACAGTGCAGAAAAGGCAAAAAGAAAAGAGAATCTTGAGACGGAGTTAAAAAAAGAGCCTATTTTAAAGAGCTTAGCGTCCATCCCGATTAACCTTACTCTCTTATGTACGTTATTTCTCGATAGGGAGGAAACCTTTAAGCTAGAACGTCCTATTACTATTACTTCAATCTACATAGAAATTACGGAGTGGCTATGTAAGCGTTTTCTTATGAAGCATGAAAGCGGGAAGTATAGTCACGATGATGTGGTTGATCTCTCAAATCCTTTTGATCTAGATGAAGCAAACCCTATTGCACTAGCTTTAGAAACGTTAGCTTGGAAGGCAACTTGCGAAAAAGATGGAAGCTTATATTTAAGCTCAAGAGATATTGGACGATGTCTAAAAAAAGTGGCAGAGACTGAACTGAAAAAAATGGGGATTTTTCGGATACAAAAAAGAGAAGGGCGCTTTATTCATTTAACCTTTCAAGAGTTTTTTGCTGCTAGACATCTAGCAAGGTGGTACCTGGAGGGAAATCAACAAAAGGTTAAGGAGTTTATTCAAAAAAATAAATTTGATCCTCGCTATCGACTGATGTTATCGATGACCTCTGGTTACCTTTCCTATAAAAACGAAGATATATTACAGGCCTTTTTTGATGACTTATTTAGCAAGCCACGAGATTTAGCTAAAGGATATGAACTGAGCCTTTTTGCAAGATGCTTTGAAGAGTGTAATGCGCATGAGAAGGTTAAGCAGTATAAGGAGTTAGTTAAATGTGCCGCTGAATATATTAAACAAGCACCCATTCAAGAAATGAATTTTCAACTTTTGAATAGAAGTCCACGGCTTTTAGACAATCAAGTAATTGTAAATGCTCTTTTAGAACCAAAAGAAAAAAGAAAATTAAGGGAGGCCAACAAACTAATAAGACAGCTTCACCAAACAGCCCTTGTACTAGATAGTGTTGTAGAAAAAATTATTTTTTTAGTTAATAAAAATCACAAAATATATTGCATAGAATCGCTAGTTGATATTATGAATACTATTTATGAGATTGGAGGCATGGAAAAAGTCACAAAACTAATTAATAACGAGTCCTATAACCAAAGCGCTATCAGTAAGAAAAAAAGGAAATCTAGAGAAACTATAGATGCCCGTAAAGAAAGAATGATTAAATGTTTTTTTCAAACAGAAATTTGGGTTGCTTTATGTTATGTGAAAATTGAAAAAAAGTTAGATGCTGCAAATGATATCAAAGCCATTAAGAGTTTTTTCTTAAAAGAGTTAAGCGAATTTAGTTCTAAATCCTTTTCTTTCAATTCATTCCGTTATATTTTAATGGCTCAAGACAAAGCTTTCTTAAAGCTAGAGCTGCTGTTAAAGGAAAGTGAGTCATTAAAAAATAAGAAAGAAGCAAAATTTTTTTTTGGTTTGCTTAAGAAGCTTATTAAAAGTTCGTCATATGATGATAGCTTCCGTGTAAAAATTATTAAGACTTTGGAGCAAGCTATTCTTAGTAATACGCTTCTTGGGCAAGAGAAGTGTTTAAAGGTGATATTGGATTTTTCATCAACAGCTTCTTCGCCTTTTATTCAGCAAAGCAGGATAAATGCCTTATGGAATATCAGCTTAGATGGTACAGAGAGCATTCAGAAAAATGCTTTTGAAGGATTAAAGAAAGCTTCTAAATCTGAATCCTATGATCTTCAAGAAAAGCTTTTTAATTTTATAAAAAAAAGGAAAGAACGAGTAGGTGATTCTTTCAATAAAAATCCAGTGGGTTCTGGAACAATACCCCAGCAATTTGGACAACATGACTGTCATGAAGAAAAGTTTGTTTTGATTTTATCGGAATTACAAAAATCAAAATTTTTTGGCATAAGATCAAGAGTTATTCCGTTTTGTAAAAAGCACTATCCTTCTATAAGTTCTGTACAAGAACTTTGCAAGTTACCTAAGGTTGTTAATTTGTGTAAAGCTATAGATAGCTCCAGCGACCTAAATTTAGCCCTAGAGGAGTTTTTTAAAGGTGGGGTCTTTAGTCTTTTTCCTCATGTAAGATCCAAAGTTATAAGCCTCATAAAAAAGGAGTCAAAGGTATCAGAAGAATGCTTAGATATTTGCTTGGAGAATATTAATACAATACCTCTCAGAGGAGGTTTAGATATTTTAAATGAGATTATAAAAGAAAAAAAAATCGCCGCTGAAGAAACTGCAGTTGATTTAATTCTCAATCTGAAAGATAAGGCTCAAAAGATCTGTTTTTTAGGTTGTGCTCTCCAACCTGATTTTCTCGAGGTTATTTTAGAAATTACCAAAGTATACCCAAAATTATCTGAAAAGGCGCTTGATTCATTAATCAAGTTAGCTAAAGAGGCTTCTTTGACCTCATACCAAGAGAAAATTATTAGGTTCTTGAAAAAAAACAGTACTCATTTGCTAAGCAAAAAAAATATAATTGATAAAAATCTTCTTATTGAAGCTTGTTGGCTCTTACAGTGGCCTTGCTATAAATTAAGCTCAGATAAAATCACCCTTCACGATAATAACAGTAAGATTATTCATAAATTGATAAAATCCAAAAAAGATGCTTTGGTATCGCATATCCTAGTAGATAATAATCAGCAAGCTAGTAACAGTTCCTTCTCAAGCTCTAATAGCTCCATAGGTCAAACTCTGGAAGACCAACTTAAGGAAATTCAGAAATGTCCACGTGCATGTGATATAGATGCTTTTAAAAAGAGGGTCAATAGCTCGGAGTTACCACAGAGTCAAAAAGATAGCTACTGTGAAAGAGTTGAGCGAATGCGTCAAAGCAGCAGTAGCAGCTCTTCAAGCAATAAGTAA